A single genomic interval of Spirosoma linguale DSM 74 harbors:
- a CDS encoding AAA ATPase (SMART: AAA ATPase~KEGG: vpa:VPA0800 hypothetical protein), with product MITPEEFPYIKSLYVNNCYAYRNFAIELHDYKPFSHLILTGKNGSGKSTILRAIHRQFFSEVNSANKAEFSGLFQTVDTAGESVHVKQARVPSTPIPQVVVSFSKQHKITNQGQEVRLMIPQEVFKLYQHKLYSYFSAKRTSEVAKVESPSKETEFTEKMNSSDSTDFFIRKFKQYLVNQKVEQAFSQIEHQVSQIEQVDTFFKKLESAFRKMFDDEFMQIEFTRSNYEFYLLLSDGRRLTFDTLSEGFSALLSILMDLFMRVDLIRKQVNDYSYNPCGIVLIDEPETHLHLELQEQVLPLLTSLFPNIQFIAATHSPAVIASIKQATIFDLTTKESRTSEETAGRSYSDLMRGHFGLNNEYSSIADELLRKVDQILKDYKHQPEQLKAKLQQFFLENEAYFSPSFRVELESMILENA from the coding sequence ATGATAACTCCCGAAGAATTTCCCTATATCAAATCCTTGTACGTAAACAACTGTTACGCGTACAGGAATTTTGCTATTGAGTTACATGATTATAAGCCGTTCAGTCATTTGATTCTGACGGGGAAAAATGGGTCGGGGAAGAGCACGATTTTGAGGGCAATACACCGACAGTTTTTCTCTGAAGTGAATAGTGCGAACAAGGCAGAGTTTTCTGGTTTATTTCAGACTGTAGATACTGCAGGAGAAAGTGTTCATGTAAAGCAGGCAAGGGTTCCGTCCACGCCGATACCGCAGGTTGTTGTTTCATTTTCTAAGCAACATAAGATCACAAACCAAGGGCAGGAGGTCAGATTAATGATTCCTCAAGAGGTTTTTAAGTTGTACCAGCACAAGTTATATTCTTATTTTTCGGCAAAACGTACTAGTGAGGTTGCAAAGGTTGAATCTCCCTCAAAAGAGACTGAGTTTACTGAGAAGATGAATTCATCGGACTCAACCGATTTTTTCATCCGCAAATTCAAACAATACTTAGTAAACCAAAAAGTAGAGCAGGCCTTTAGTCAAATTGAGCATCAGGTTTCCCAAATTGAACAAGTCGATACATTCTTCAAGAAGCTGGAAAGTGCTTTTCGGAAAATGTTTGACGATGAATTCATGCAGATAGAGTTTACACGAAGTAATTACGAATTCTATCTACTGCTTTCAGATGGTCGAAGACTCACTTTTGACACCCTTTCCGAAGGTTTTTCAGCTCTGCTAAGTATTCTTATGGACTTGTTCATGCGTGTAGATTTGATTCGCAAGCAAGTCAATGATTATAGTTACAATCCCTGTGGCATTGTTCTAATTGACGAGCCTGAAACGCATCTGCATCTTGAATTACAAGAGCAGGTTTTACCCTTACTAACAAGTCTGTTTCCGAATATTCAATTTATCGCTGCTACACATTCACCGGCAGTCATTGCCAGTATTAAGCAGGCGACTATTTTTGACCTGACAACTAAAGAGAGCCGTACTAGTGAGGAGACAGCGGGTCGTAGTTATTCGGATTTGATGAGAGGGCATTTCGGGCTTAACAACGAATATTCCAGCATTGCTGATGAGCTACTTCGAAAAGTTGACCAGATACTGAAAGACTATAAACATCAGCCGGAACAATTGAAGGCCAAGCTCCAACAGTTTTTTCTGGAAAATGAAGCTTACTTCTCACCAAGCTTTCGGGTTGAGTTAGAATCAATGATTTTAGAAAACGCTTAA
- a CDS encoding glycerophosphoryl diester phosphodiesterase (PFAM: glycerophosphoryl diester phosphodiesterase~KEGG: bbt:BBta_7586 putative glycerophosphoryl diester phosphodiesterase): MKTLALVTLLLGSHVIIAQSKFNTEGHRGARGLMPENTVRAMKKAMDLGVQTLEMDVVIAKDKQVVVSHDNYMSADISLKPDGSPVTADEQKKINLYQLTYAEIKKFDVGSKPHPQFPQQQKFPAYKPLLSELIDSVETYAKAKGLPMPMYNIEIKSSATTDGVYHPEPAEFVSLVMDILQKKKLGKRLTIQSFDVRPLQLLHKQYPAVSLSYLTMNPKPLDENLALLGFKPHTYSPYYKTVTAETVKACHEQGMTIIPWTVNTKAEIESLKQLGVDGIISDYPNLF; the protein is encoded by the coding sequence ATGAAGACTCTCGCTTTAGTTACCCTCCTGCTGGGTTCACACGTTATCATCGCTCAGTCAAAATTCAATACAGAGGGCCATCGGGGCGCCCGTGGCCTCATGCCGGAAAACACCGTTCGGGCCATGAAAAAGGCGATGGATCTGGGCGTTCAAACGCTGGAAATGGACGTTGTTATCGCCAAGGACAAACAGGTGGTGGTGTCGCACGACAACTATATGTCGGCAGATATTAGCCTGAAGCCCGACGGAAGCCCCGTTACGGCCGACGAACAAAAGAAGATCAACCTGTACCAGTTGACATACGCTGAGATTAAGAAGTTTGACGTTGGCAGTAAGCCACACCCTCAGTTTCCGCAGCAACAGAAATTTCCGGCCTATAAACCGCTGTTATCCGAGCTGATCGATTCTGTCGAGACGTACGCAAAAGCAAAAGGGCTGCCCATGCCGATGTATAATATCGAGATCAAATCATCGGCGACCACGGATGGCGTGTATCATCCTGAGCCAGCGGAATTTGTCAGTCTGGTGATGGATATCCTGCAAAAAAAGAAGCTGGGCAAGCGGCTGACCATTCAGTCGTTCGACGTTCGGCCGTTGCAGTTGCTTCATAAGCAGTATCCGGCTGTTTCGCTTTCGTACCTGACCATGAATCCGAAACCGCTGGATGAAAATCTGGCCTTGCTGGGCTTCAAACCCCACACCTACAGCCCTTATTACAAAACGGTAACGGCCGAAACCGTGAAAGCCTGCCACGAGCAGGGCATGACGATCATTCCCTGGACAGTAAACACCAAAGCCGAAATCGAATCCCTCAAACAACTGGGCGTAGACGGTATCATCTCTGACTATCCGAATCTGTTTTAA
- a CDS encoding conserved hypothetical protein (KEGG: shl:Shal_0070 hypothetical protein): MPAIQQTLTKPKCHESYRNADLFEAFDECFFKKCYLTEGAFFTSWSMDVEHFVPQIERPDLKYNWTNLYPASHDANMMKPRNTPAGGYLDCCDPNDDVENEILCFIDYENDTVHFEARNSTNIKAVNTAKLLQKLHNGDTIETKRKTAELRNAIHGKYKKILELIDDWRVAREIRDVEAEFRTERILKGLLSRKTSFTMLMRSTKAVKRLPPSFFD; this comes from the coding sequence TTGCCAGCTATTCAGCAAACATTGACGAAGCCTAAATGCCACGAATCGTACCGTAACGCCGATTTATTTGAAGCGTTTGATGAGTGCTTCTTTAAAAAATGCTACTTGACCGAAGGGGCGTTCTTTACCTCGTGGTCTATGGACGTTGAGCATTTTGTTCCTCAAATTGAGCGTCCTGATTTAAAATACAACTGGACTAATTTATATCCAGCGTCGCATGACGCAAATATGATGAAGCCGCGTAATACGCCAGCTGGAGGTTATCTTGATTGTTGTGATCCAAATGATGATGTCGAAAACGAAATCCTTTGCTTTATAGATTATGAAAACGATACTGTTCATTTTGAAGCAAGGAACTCAACAAATATAAAGGCTGTCAACACAGCTAAACTTTTGCAAAAACTACACAATGGAGATACAATCGAAACGAAGCGTAAAACGGCTGAATTGAGAAATGCAATTCATGGAAAATACAAGAAAATACTGGAGTTGATCGATGACTGGCGGGTGGCCCGCGAGATTAGAGATGTTGAAGCTGAATTTAGAACTGAACGTATCCTAAAGGGTCTTCTTTCTCGAAAAACTTCCTTTACAATGCTAATGCGGTCGACTAAAGCTGTTAAACGCTTACCACCTTCTTTTTTCGATTAA
- a CDS encoding protein of unknown function DUF1080 (PFAM: protein of unknown function DUF1080~KEGG: pzu:PHZ_c2159 hypothetical protein) has translation MTPTIVKNGLIAFCFLLLILCFGASAQSAPGSSAGWRQLFNGKDLTGWKHVGKGRMSVENGLIRGHGGMGLLYWTKEKFGNCTIRLVYKMQKTNSNSGVYIRIPLEPREEWMPVHYGYEVQIDNHPETSDEDEYHVTGTLYSLTKPLAKPGKPGPQWNTMEITLDGPRTLVLVNGVKVTDYKEGAPVPPRKFDFEPFRGLRPNTGYIGLQNHGEHDVVYFKEVSVKPLSVK, from the coding sequence ATGACACCAACAATCGTTAAAAACGGGCTGATTGCCTTTTGTTTTCTTCTGCTGATACTTTGTTTCGGGGCGTCGGCCCAATCAGCGCCGGGTAGCTCTGCGGGCTGGCGTCAACTCTTCAACGGTAAAGATCTTACGGGCTGGAAACACGTAGGTAAGGGTCGGATGTCGGTCGAAAACGGGCTGATTCGCGGGCATGGCGGTATGGGGCTGTTGTACTGGACGAAAGAGAAATTTGGCAACTGCACGATTCGGCTAGTGTATAAAATGCAGAAGACGAACAGCAATTCGGGGGTGTATATCCGCATACCGCTTGAGCCGCGCGAAGAGTGGATGCCGGTGCATTATGGCTACGAAGTGCAGATCGACAACCACCCCGAAACCTCCGACGAGGACGAGTACCACGTAACGGGCACCCTGTATTCCCTGACCAAACCGCTTGCAAAACCCGGCAAGCCCGGCCCCCAGTGGAACACCATGGAAATCACCCTCGACGGTCCCCGAACCCTCGTTTTAGTCAATGGCGTGAAAGTGACCGATTACAAAGAAGGGGCACCGGTGCCACCGCGCAAGTTCGATTTTGAGCCGTTTCGCGGTTTGCGCCCGAATACCGGCTACATCGGCCTGCAAAACCACGGCGAGCATGATGTAGTGTATTTCAAAGAGGTTTCGGTGAAGCCGCTTTCGGTGAAATAG
- a CDS encoding protein of unknown function DUF6 transmembrane (PFAM: protein of unknown function DUF6 transmembrane~KEGG: rpc:RPC_0744 hypothetical protein) — MKQLIPGLLFAALWASASVATKFGVQSVHPLILANVRFFIAGSGMLLFAYGIQRVENAWPKGKEWRQLTIFALLNTTIYLGAFVLALKQVSAGIGSLSTATNPLFIALLSAIWLRRMPRWNETGGLLLGLLGVGVATYPLLQNSYATVEGLLILLGGMVAVSAATVYYASIEWRLPSLVINGWQVLLGGLLLIPFTLLMAYIDPVPFRASTFDLRFWASVFWLILPVSVAALQLWFYLVRQDAIRASLWLFLCPIFGFVNSYLLMGEPITLYTVVGTALVIGGLWLGRKK, encoded by the coding sequence ATGAAACAACTTATTCCCGGTCTTCTCTTTGCGGCCCTCTGGGCATCGGCTTCAGTTGCTACCAAGTTTGGTGTGCAGTCGGTTCATCCGCTTATTCTGGCTAACGTACGGTTCTTCATCGCCGGTAGTGGTATGCTCCTGTTTGCGTATGGCATTCAACGGGTGGAAAATGCCTGGCCAAAAGGTAAGGAATGGCGGCAGCTGACGATTTTTGCCCTTCTCAACACCACTATCTACCTCGGCGCATTCGTGCTGGCGCTCAAACAAGTATCGGCGGGTATCGGTAGTCTCTCTACGGCGACCAACCCGCTGTTTATTGCGCTGCTATCGGCTATATGGCTGCGCCGGATGCCGCGCTGGAACGAAACAGGTGGCTTACTGCTGGGACTTCTAGGCGTGGGCGTGGCCACATACCCGCTCTTGCAGAACAGTTATGCTACCGTTGAGGGGCTGCTTATTTTGTTGGGCGGCATGGTGGCTGTGTCGGCGGCAACGGTTTACTACGCTAGTATTGAGTGGCGGCTCCCCAGTCTGGTAATCAACGGCTGGCAGGTGCTGCTGGGCGGCCTTTTGCTGATTCCGTTCACGCTGCTGATGGCCTATATCGACCCGGTACCATTCCGGGCTTCTACATTCGATCTGCGTTTCTGGGCCTCGGTGTTCTGGCTTATTTTGCCCGTGTCGGTGGCCGCGTTGCAATTGTGGTTTTACTTGGTCCGGCAAGATGCCATTCGGGCGTCGCTGTGGTTGTTTCTATGCCCTATTTTTGGCTTTGTGAACTCCTACCTGCTTATGGGCGAACCCATCACGCTATACACCGTTGTAGGTACTGCGCTGGTCATCGGTGGCCTGTGGCTCGGGCGAAAAAAGTAA
- a CDS encoding OmpA/MotB domain protein (PFAM: OmpA/MotB domain protein~KEGG: eba:ebA1121 outer membrane lipoprotein) — protein sequence MKWIEYSILAGGLSLASLNALPVLAQPRHQVTPTEGIASLEGTVQDAETKKPITGATVLAKNQEGIVRAQQSTGADGTFLLRLDPKQPYIITTKANGYTTLDEQLAFTSGSTNRLYGKQILLFKTTATPKPTSSATASAAKPTPASPPPVVAKPVSQPPAVKTVAANSERVVPPKTLDAKVVYTPPLVVAPVGKTTQLQALQFVQSKTELLPDAQPALEQLLQFMQSQPTAEIELSGHTDNQGDFDQNLLLSKQRVEVIKAYLVKNGIPASRITTRGYGPTRPIASNNSETTRQQNRRVEMIVLKQ from the coding sequence ATGAAGTGGATAGAATATAGTATACTAGCCGGGGGACTGTCTCTGGCGAGTCTGAATGCGTTACCCGTTTTAGCGCAACCCCGCCATCAGGTAACCCCAACGGAGGGAATAGCTTCTCTGGAAGGAACCGTGCAGGACGCAGAAACGAAAAAGCCTATTACGGGAGCGACCGTACTGGCCAAGAATCAGGAAGGAATTGTTCGTGCTCAACAGTCGACAGGTGCCGATGGTACTTTTCTCCTCAGGCTGGACCCCAAACAGCCTTACATCATTACCACAAAAGCCAACGGCTACACGACGCTTGATGAGCAGTTGGCGTTCACATCGGGGAGTACGAACCGGCTGTATGGAAAACAAATTCTTTTGTTCAAGACCACGGCTACCCCTAAGCCAACAAGCTCGGCCACAGCATCAGCCGCAAAACCGACACCGGCCTCTCCCCCACCCGTTGTTGCCAAACCTGTGAGCCAGCCTCCGGCTGTGAAAACAGTTGCAGCCAATAGCGAACGGGTGGTGCCGCCCAAAACACTCGACGCTAAAGTCGTGTATACGCCACCGCTCGTGGTTGCCCCCGTGGGCAAAACGACGCAACTACAGGCGTTACAATTTGTGCAGAGTAAAACGGAGCTATTGCCCGATGCTCAACCAGCCCTGGAACAGTTGCTGCAATTCATGCAAAGCCAGCCTACCGCCGAGATTGAACTGTCTGGCCATACCGATAATCAGGGCGATTTCGACCAGAATCTACTTTTGTCAAAACAACGAGTGGAGGTGATTAAGGCCTATCTGGTAAAAAATGGCATACCTGCCAGCCGGATTACCACGCGCGGCTACGGTCCTACGCGGCCAATCGCCAGCAACAACTCAGAAACCACCCGCCAGCAGAACCGGCGCGTCGAGATGATTGTGCTGAAACAATAA
- a CDS encoding NAD+ synthetase (TIGRFAM: NAD+ synthetase~PFAM: NAD synthase; Nitrilase/cyanide hydratase and apolipoprotein N-acyltransferase~KEGG: dal:Dalk_4950 NAD+ synthetase) gives MLSPLSMKLLKVAAGVLNQIPLAWEHNKQNIINAIEEAQRQNVSLLCLPEFCISGYGCEDAFFAQNTIDQSIASLLEIVEHTNDIVVAVGLPLRHNNRTFDTACLIANKRILGFTAKQYMANNGVHYETRWFQPWPPYIRDEIKIGDFTYPFGDVVYDLSGIRIGFEICEDAWVASRPGRLLYERGIDIILNPTASHFAFLKSQVRERFVVDASRSFGVSYVYSNMLGNEAGRIIYDGDAMVASNGELLVSGPRLSYEDFVIVPAVIDVEATRLNQTQNRANIALAYPNLRVTDRFDWPEIAPVIQKAQLEGWERGGYLKEEEFARAVALGLFDYLRKSRSQGYVLSLSGGADSSAIAALVFLMIRMAVENIGMDGVKKKLGYIKAIQDCTTAEEVVGKLLTVMYQGTENSSDDTFNSAKELADDIGAKFLNININGLVETYTGLIEEQLGRKLSWDTDDLALQNIQARVRAPSIWMLANINNALLLTTSNRSEAAVGYATMDGDTAGSISPITGIDKHFLRSWLRWLETVGLNVKNAPEPTDRTSLATSPASPDELIKVKGLNAVNNLQPTAELRPQDKKQTDEDDLMPYDVLNSIEETAIRDKQPPVEVLKMMEVRYAGVHDRDKLVVWVERFFKLWSRNQWKRERYAPSFHLDDHNLDPRSWCRFPILSGGFEKELAEMRDWANEQKPNGRKGKIGF, from the coding sequence ATGCTTTCGCCTTTATCTATGAAACTCCTTAAAGTAGCCGCTGGTGTCCTGAATCAAATCCCGCTCGCCTGGGAACATAACAAGCAAAACATCATCAACGCCATCGAAGAAGCCCAGCGGCAGAACGTCAGTCTGCTGTGTCTGCCCGAATTTTGTATTTCGGGATACGGCTGCGAAGATGCCTTTTTTGCCCAGAACACCATCGACCAATCCATTGCCTCATTACTGGAGATCGTTGAGCATACGAACGACATTGTCGTGGCCGTCGGCTTACCCCTGCGCCACAATAACCGCACCTTCGACACCGCCTGCCTGATTGCCAACAAACGGATTTTAGGGTTCACGGCCAAGCAGTACATGGCCAATAATGGTGTCCATTACGAAACACGCTGGTTCCAACCCTGGCCGCCCTACATTCGGGACGAGATCAAAATCGGCGACTTTACTTATCCGTTTGGCGATGTGGTTTATGACCTGTCGGGCATCAGGATTGGGTTCGAGATTTGTGAAGATGCCTGGGTAGCCAGTCGGCCGGGACGTCTTCTTTACGAGCGGGGGATCGACATTATTCTGAACCCCACGGCCAGCCACTTTGCGTTCCTGAAGTCGCAGGTGCGGGAGCGGTTCGTGGTCGATGCATCGCGGTCGTTTGGAGTAAGCTACGTGTACTCCAACATGCTGGGCAATGAAGCGGGCCGGATTATCTACGATGGTGACGCTATGGTAGCCTCCAACGGCGAATTGCTGGTATCGGGTCCACGGTTGAGTTACGAAGATTTTGTCATCGTTCCGGCGGTCATCGACGTAGAAGCTACCCGCCTGAACCAGACGCAAAACCGGGCCAATATCGCTTTGGCTTACCCCAATCTACGCGTTACAGACCGGTTCGACTGGCCCGAGATAGCACCCGTTATTCAAAAAGCACAGCTCGAAGGCTGGGAGCGGGGTGGTTATCTAAAAGAAGAGGAGTTTGCGCGGGCGGTAGCACTCGGCCTGTTCGATTACCTTCGGAAGAGCCGTTCGCAGGGGTATGTACTGTCGCTGAGTGGGGGTGCCGATTCGTCGGCCATTGCGGCACTGGTATTCCTGATGATCCGGATGGCGGTCGAGAATATCGGCATGGATGGCGTCAAGAAAAAACTGGGCTACATAAAAGCCATTCAGGATTGCACCACCGCCGAAGAGGTAGTCGGTAAACTCCTCACCGTGATGTATCAGGGTACCGAAAACTCATCGGACGATACGTTTAACTCGGCGAAAGAACTGGCGGATGACATTGGTGCAAAATTCCTGAATATCAATATCAATGGGCTGGTTGAAACGTATACCGGCCTGATTGAAGAGCAACTGGGCCGCAAACTGTCGTGGGATACAGACGACCTGGCGCTGCAGAACATTCAGGCGCGGGTGCGGGCTCCGAGTATCTGGATGCTGGCCAATATCAACAATGCCCTGCTGCTCACGACCTCCAACCGCTCCGAAGCCGCCGTTGGGTATGCCACCATGGACGGCGACACGGCGGGTAGCATTTCGCCCATAACCGGTATCGACAAGCATTTCCTGCGGAGCTGGCTTCGCTGGCTCGAAACGGTTGGTCTGAACGTTAAAAACGCTCCCGAACCCACCGACCGGACCAGTCTGGCCACCAGCCCGGCATCGCCCGATGAGCTGATCAAAGTAAAAGGGCTGAACGCCGTAAACAACCTGCAACCCACCGCCGAACTCCGGCCGCAGGACAAAAAGCAGACCGACGAAGACGACCTCATGCCGTACGATGTGCTGAACTCCATCGAAGAGACGGCCATCCGCGACAAGCAGCCGCCAGTGGAGGTACTGAAAATGATGGAAGTCCGGTATGCGGGCGTACATGATCGCGACAAGTTAGTGGTGTGGGTGGAGCGTTTCTTCAAACTCTGGAGCCGCAACCAATGGAAGCGCGAACGGTACGCCCCCTCGTTCCATCTGGACGACCACAACCTCGATCCCCGTTCGTGGTGCCGCTTCCCGATCCTGTCGGGTGGTTTCGAGAAAGAGCTGGCCGAGATGCGCGACTGGGCCAATGAACAGAAGCCTAATGGACGAAAAGGGAAGATTGGGTTTTAG